The DNA segment ttttagtgtgtataaaaattttggatgtccagatgtggtcaaaacgtaagatatgcgcgaaaatgcaaacttgcgccgtttttgacacttttagcccctgtaagatcatataagcatgttttcgcacaccgaacctatcaacgcttatttctaagccatgtttaggttatatatggtatgttttgCTTATGaccaagttccggactgtacgtcgCCTTACGAAaaggcagacttttgcaagttgacgtaaatagtccctgtgagcgaataaacttgtttttgccataccaaacccttcaaaacttatttctaagttatgtaaagtttatataaggtatgttaagcttatgttactattccggagtgtttgttgcgttaaactgattgcatttacgcaccagttcgcgtataacttcccagaaagcgatgtagagtttaaaatcaatCGAAAACCAACATGAtcataaaatcaaacataaataaccaacattgggatcaaaacacattgttttattaatattggaTTGTTCAGAGTCTGTaaaatgattacacaagcacagatgtcacagttcccacacagtcttcagtcgatttaagtttatatcaccctgcacactttaaaatgattgtgagcctaccgatacatcttgtATAGAGTTACTTATCATTTTTCATTTAAGATTTAAAGAGGTTTGACAgaccactaatgtactatcattttctcttttgcttgccaggaaactcatttttgtttttctattgtttttgtgtttttgagatttttcgatgtttttgaatttttttttttttaaattttggatttactccccctaaaatgaaaAAACTATGAgaaattaaaaacacaaagatatttacaaaaacgattttccGATGTCGGTTTTACTCATGTTTTACCTTAAtgtcgtttaccaaaattaattttaatcagaattgatttatcgaattttggaaaaatcatttGGCATGTCGGTAATCGGTGTGCACCaaaacaacattgacgagtttcacattgaaacaatcacgtgtgaggtgatattcgagatcaatgtGTCTGGCCAAGGAGTGCTGTACGAGATGTTAGTAATTCGCAAaacagcttaaatatcgacaaagataggagagattagaaatttaaaaccgtaATCCTGCAATTTCTGCGTGCATCGCcaggaatctgagtgctctcccaaactggatatccacccggtgtggatttcaaggtcGATTTTGCAGCTACTTCGATGAACTGAGAATTCTCTTTACAGCAACAAGATGATAAACCTTCGGGTCCGGCTGGTAAGTGGCAAATGGAGCATGTGGGAAAGCTTGTACACATCCTCATTGGATGGTCCATGCATGATGTATTCCACATGTTTTTGCACCAGCAAAGGTCTTTCGTTTTTATCCTTTAGAAGTAGTGTGTGGTTGTTCAAGccacgccaaggcatccgcacacccggtgTGGTTTGATCaaaaaacacattttcttcaatcacaccatGGAGAAAAGTACCATACATTTTCATCTTGTGGACTTTGAACTTCTTGGGCAAGAAAAATCCATGAATCTTCAAAAAGGCTTCAGACGTGCTGCACGTGCGTACTTTTCATTGAAATCTTTCATGtcgacccgatcaaaaaccataacaaccaaattttggcacATATTTCATCTTGTCgaatttttcaacttcatccaaccacattctttcaccaTCATTCCTTCATCGgaatttttgtctttttttttctcTCGATCAAAGGCAACAATATTCTCCTTGGATACAACAACGtttcggagccttatgtcgccgatcttgtgtatggacgctccactatcaacaatcctaagactatcaatagtttctcctggaacatcctgcaaaCTCATTCAaagattagttggagatggggacctaagacttcacagacttgggtcgtccgtcatcatcgagaattgtgacatccatttcccgatgattcggatttgatgtagctccccctgaaacactTACTGgttttggtttccaaatctgtttttgttttttatttttaacttctAACTTAACAGTCTGTGTTTGGATAACCTCTGGTTTTAAAAcactttcaatttcttttctttgtttctttttctgtttcatttcccgttgtttaacaagacgagggtcctgtttggtgaaacagatcttttatggtgACAGTTACCACGGGGGGCATCAACCTTTGCCTTtcccttggtgagatatggacaatttctgACAATGTGCCTGTACTCTccgcattcaaaacatgatctccgctcaacaaacctcggaatATCATAACTATAAGAgcttgatgatgaacttcgtgatcttgaggtacttggtcctataTCACAAcagtttgtgtgttgtgtgtagttgttctgactgtttcttttcaaaattttcttttgcATAACAAAATCTGTGTTGGGTTTGTTTTCAAAAGATTCAATTTTATCCATCCCTCGGGATTTCACGAAGTTCACCTTCTGaaccttcttcttgttttggcttTGTTTGCCTTTTCCCATTCCTTGGTGAACGTGACCTTGCTTTCGTTGATTGTGTTGTGGTTGCAATTTTTGATTCCCATATTTCTTTCTAACTTCGGATTTTGGGATAGGAGCACACTGAGTTACTACAACTCCTAGGCtcgactttcccaaaaacttactggtagaatctttaaaaactttatcaatcaaggattGATTGACATTCTTGATTGGGAAATCCTTGTCTGAATATATTTTATCAGATCCAATCAACGTGTAAAGCAAATTCACGTTTTCACAACTATCAGACTCTTGCGCAGACGTGGACTCAATCAGAACAGTCTTAGTAGGTTTTGccggaggatcacatagaatatgattctcaagaggtatgtcctcttctttgattaccGCATCAGACTGTGCTGAgttagtatcatcggattcatcatctgcagaatcagcatcctcaacaatgactggaggatcctgattttgttCAGTAGTTGATACAtctgtatctgctgacacatccgaatctgatgatacttcctttTTGTATCCAAGTCCAGTTGCAAATTCTTCAATGTCTAAAGGAACAGATTGCTCAAAATCAGTTCTATTCTTCTCatcaggcattgcatcataattgtgtctaacaggtggtggacatttttttatatccaatgcacgtgacatccttcttctctttctgaacatcgatgatgtgatccaacacataacTAGAGTTTAAATAACTATttagcttaagttggatcgcctcactttcacaCTTTACACAGGCTAACTCTTTTGCATGACCTCGAAACGATGGATATAACAGTTTATGTCAGTTttttttcttgaaaccatttttgttagcTTGGTTTTatcttttcttaaattttcaatcactgttttaaactccttttcatggttttcataaaacatgttagCCTCTTTGCATTTCAAAAGATCCACTAtcaacttttgattgtggatatATGTCACGTCATACTTGCTTTGAAAATCATCATATTTTCTTTACAAGTCCGACAAATATCACCTAAACTAACACATCTATCACACCTATCCGAACttggttcatcgacacatacctgactggattCACTCTCAGATATTGACTCATTTGCCTCAGAATCAACAGCCTCCCTTGTTAATTCATATTCCGATCCATCCTTGCTTGAACTTGAACTTGTACCATCTTCAACTAAGCTTGTAACATCTTCAACTGAGCTACCatcatgttcagaactgtcatcatttcccgaggattcaccattgctgGCATCCTTGACAATTTTGGCATAAAATGCAGTTTTTGTTTGACCACTGTTCTCCAATTGAACTGTCGGATCACAATCGACAGTAGATTTATCCCAAATATTGATTTTTGAAGGTGGTACTGAACCCTTTTGCTTATAAGAAATTGTCGCAATTAAACTCACTAGGGATGGAGTTGATGAGGATGGGGGTGTGGGAGACTGAGCCCTTGAAGGAACTGAACCTGAACCTTTACTCGTATACATATCAGCATTAGGATCCAGTATCCAACGACCATACATATCTGTTGTCATTTTCGGTGTACTTTGATGAGAAGGATCATTTGATGATTGAGATCCTAAAATGCTTGACCCCCAAAGGTGTGTACTCATGATGAATTGTAGATACCAACTTATAAACTAACTTTTAACCTTTTGTGAAAAATAAGATTCCACGAAAAATGCAAGACCACGAAAAATATGTAACCTGACGAGGCCTACGTAAATGTATTTTGTGAAATATATTTTCAAGCCCACGAAGAACACAAATGATTGTGGGCCTGATGAAACACTTGAGCCCAATGAGAAACAAATTACTTAATAACCAAAGAAAGATAACAAGAGAAACACTAGGCCCCAAACCACCAGTGAAAAACTTAATTGTGATACCATAATGTATTTTTCATGActttaagaaataaaaaaaatagccTACAAAgaaaaactcacaaaaaatacATGGTagccaacaaaaaaaaaaatatttttcaccAGGAGCCACGAATTTTGTATATCACCAACCCAACTGATAACCCCACTAAAGAAACAAACTTATCTAAAGAAACAAGCCCAAACAATTGGCCCAAGATGAGTGGATTTTCGTGAGAGAAACAGACAAACAAGGTTTTTCGTTGACTGAGTTGTACAAATAAAAAGATATTTTCAAAAGCCAAATCTTATCCTCTGACACAAAGATGGTTTGAAGACAACTTTGTCAAACACACCTTACCTTATCACAACAGTGTTTACCAACCCATCATTGTGCTTTGTGTCAACTTTTTCAAAGTAATATATTTTAACCTTTAACACTTTAACAAGTTAACAAATCAAGATCAAAACATGAACTTTTGAAGAACACTTTTGAAGAACTGAAGAACTAGATGAATTTTCCAGTCACCTTAAAAATTTCCGAACACGAAATTTTGCACAAAAGTTTACTCAAAACCAAAACTTAACATGTGAACATGAATTTAACAAGGTTTTCGATCAAACTAAAAAGCAAAATATCAAGATTTTCGAGGTTTTGAAACTGTTTTTCCCATAAAATATAAACTTCAAATACAAGAAAAACACTCGGTTTAAACAAGGAAGagagccttggctctgataccacttgtaggtccaacTAGCGGAGGAtatagtcgcctaatccttgtatacgaacaaacccggttgtgcggaatccaaccgggaaTGCAAACCGAGATCAAGAACACAATGACACAAAGATTCAACGTTTAATCTCAAATATATTAGAACCAGGAAGTTTGTTTACATTGATTACATAAAATAAAGCTCTCACAAACTTTCTCAgttctctcgtgtgtgtgtgtattCTCTGTTCTTCTGTCTTCATGTCTGCTGCTTATATAAGAGCCTGGTCGAGGAAACATGCTAAGTGATGAAAGACCTAGATGAAAAACCTGAGTCGACAAAAGGCAACAGGTCTTTCGTCACACTCCCAAATCGACGAAACATGTTTTTCTTCAACATGTTTTTCGTCCAGTATGCAAGTCTTTCATCATATTCACATACAGGTCTTTAGTTTGACGGCTCACGGCTCTTCATGCTTCGCGTGatgaactctggggcgcacgacggagggaTTTCATGACATCGGGCTTGAAGCGAACCTAACCGagttgaaccgaaccgagtcaaaccgaaccgagtcgcgtccacataaagtgtatCAACAGAGTTCTACCCTTAATGTTGTAGGAATGACAAAAACCCAGAAATGACTTTCTGGTACTTTAAGGGCTTTGTAGAACTCGGAACTAGGGGATGTCTTTTAAATGGCATTGAGCCATTCATCTATCTCCCTAGGGAGAAAAAAGGCGGGCTCATTCTCCACATTGTCTTGTGGAGGCGGCACAACGGCTACCGGAACCCCGTGTATTACGTCTGGAGGTGGTTCCGGAGACATGACATTCCACCCGGCTAGAATAATGACTTCCGGCACAACATTCCACCCTCTTTGTGCGATGATTGGTACCATGGGAGGAGAAGCAAGAatattcaacctttggtgcaaaaggttgacttCTTGAAGGCAACCCTCTAACCCTGCCGACAAATGGTTAATACGGTTAATTAAGGCTTCTTCCACACCTGTCATCTCATCAATGGCTTCTCGCAAGACGTACACATAGTTGACCAAGGAGTCTTCCACCGATGTTCTTCTTCCCCTTCGATCGTTCCTTGTGTGAGTTGCGGATATTCCGCTGTTGCGGCTCGACATTCTTAGAAAACAAGTCGAAAAGTTCAAAGTAATAAAACAGTAACTTCGGCCACAGCCCCGTtttcactgagcacggccccgtggccaccATTCTGCACATTTTTGAACTCAGGAATCTTatagttttaaattatttttttgaaCTTTGAGACATTTCTGAgtagaaataacttaaaacagtgttaTAAAACTTATTGTTGATAAGATTCCTTGGTTAAAAACCTAGCaaatatcacaataaagcttAGAAACATGGAGGTTTTaggctttaatggaggttttgagGAGTTTTTGGAGAAGAAAGCAAGAGACAAAAGTGGTAAAGACAATATGGTTGTTGGGAAACTTCTTTGGAGTATACCTTGTAGGGTATATGTGAAAATCCCAGCAGATTTTGGTCTTTGGAATGGGTCTAAATGTGCAGGAATCATGCTAactttatagaaaacgacagcacgctaaCCATGGCCTTGTGTCGGCTGGatacggccccgtggtcagacatGACtttgacacattttgtccgtattctgaacGCGGGGCGTATTggcctggacacgaccccgtggtcaatTTTTAGGCGGACACGAGGcatgttgacctggacacggccccgtggctagAAAGTTTTTATGAAGTTTCGTCTTATTTTATGGAATTTGTCCAgttcgggcggttccttactggacggaacaacaccgaagtgcctgagGTACCTTAATTGCCCTTGCTTGagacaagaacgcaagaggttattgGAAAGGGCAAAACCTAAGCTAAATACCAGTGGGCGAAACCAACCTTTATTCCCCttatccgggctctcgttaaagaaggtatatgtctaatcgctcaggtctatgaaTGCATCGGCGAAAACCGATgcagagtccttcacggcacaatcgacacagggacgactatcgctcaagtcctcACAAGAGTTAGAGGTCCTTTCGGAATCAACGGTATTGTTAGATTCTGAATGCGTCCCCAATGATTCTCCTTGATTGTTGTCTTGTGATGGATATCtcaaatccatcttaagttcttttactaaTTGGAGAATTATTTCATCGAGCTGACATAATTCTTCTAAAATCATGTCATCCAAAAAAAATGGTTGAGGTCACTTAGGGGAGAGATAGGGATCGTTTTTACTTTCGTCCATATTAAGGTTACAgggaaacgatgggtctatatagtaaGGAGtgtaatttagaaagtaacattcaaAATCTTTATGAgatccaccacatatttgacaccacgcaccataagaggagcgaaagtaaaaataatcaatatcattcatgtttgtgttagaaattaccaaccgtcgggatcttatgGTTCTGTTTTCCGTAACTGATGTTtggacacgggggtgtgttcagtgggcacggccccgtgttcagctactgtctgacttaaaacaggattttCAGTAATagagattgggcacggggcgtgttcagtgggcacaGCTTCGTGCTGAAGTCTGCAGacgctgaaaaattaagaaaatcctaaaaaatagaaaaaatggaaaaattagaaaaaatgattaggccgttgattcctaactttttTAAAATCCTTctgtccccggcaacggtgccaaaaacttggAGTGTGCGAAGCATGATATATtattattgatattttaagcccattttacgcattagtcaagttttaaatttataaaacacgatattctactaacactaaacacacatttgggcaagtgcacccatcgtgagagTAGTATAGccttggtaagataccgaggtcgtccaaggacacaagagcttttagtaccggtttatccttaacgtctaa comes from the Helianthus annuus cultivar XRQ/B chromosome 4, HanXRQr2.0-SUNRISE, whole genome shotgun sequence genome and includes:
- the LOC110933649 gene encoding uncharacterized protein LOC110933649, which encodes MTTDMYGRWILDPNADMYTSKGSGSVPSRAQSPTPPSSSTPSLVSLIATISYKQKGSVPPSKINIWDKSTVDCDPTVQLENSGQTKTAFYAKIVKDASNGESSGNDDSSEHDGSSVEDVTSLVEDGTSSSSSKDGSEYELTREAVDSEANESISESESSQDFSNSTKASKQENRARKKNSEVMGSRQ